The following DNA comes from Kitasatospora sp. NBC_01287.
CGCGGCTCGCCGAGCCGAGCGCCGAGCGCCGAGCGCAGTGCCTGCGCGGCGGTCAGCAGGCGCACCGCCCGGGGCTGCTGCTCCAGTCGCAGCCGTCCCAGATTGAGGACGAACTCCTCCAGCAGCACCGGCAGTTCACCGCGCTCTCCGGTCGCCTCGGCCAGCCGCAGGCACTCGCGCAGCGCCCGGTCGGCCACCAGCGGCTCGCCCTCCTCGACGGCGAAGGCCGCCGCCTCGCGCAGCGCCTGGGCCAGGCCCCGGCTGTCGCGCCGCCGCCGGCAGCTCTCCTCGGCCCGGTCCAGCAGCTCGCGCGCCTTGCGCCGCTCGCCCTGCGCCCGCAGCACCCGGGCCAGCGCGGTGGCCGCCTCGGCCGCCGGGGCCGCAGCGCCCACCGACTCCAGGGTGGCCAGCGCCGTCACCAGCACGCTCTGCGCGCCCGGCAGATCGCCGGCCGCCAGCAGCGCCTCGCCCAGGTGCGCCGAGCCGATCGCGGCCTGCCGCCGGTCGCCCAGCTCCTTGCCGAGTGCCAGTGCCCGGCGGTGGCGGGCCACCGCGTCGGCCGGCTCGCCCAGTGCGGTGGCGAAGCAGCCCGCCAGGTCGACCAGTCGCACCCGCAGCGCGGTCGCGGGCGCCGGGCCGTCCTCGGCGGTGAGCCGGTCGCACCACTCCAGCCCCTCGCGCAGCCGGCCCTGCACCAGCCAGGGCAACCGGCAGGCGAGCAGCAGCCCGGCCGCCGCCTCCCGTTCGCCGCGCTCCTCCAGGCGGCGCAGCGCCGCCTCGGTGTTGGCGCTCTCGCCGGCCAGCGTCCGCAGCCAGTGCGCCTGTTCGGTGCCGGACAGGCGCGGCTCCGTGCCGGCGAGCAGCTTGCGGTAGCGCTCGGCGTGCGCGTCGCGCACCGCGTCCAGCCGGCCGCTCGCGGCCGACTCGTCCAGCAGGTGGGAGCGGACCGGCTCCGGCACGGTGAACCGCGGCTCGCCCTGCTCCTGTTCGGTGACGTCCACCAGGTTCCGGTCGATCAGCGCCTCCAGCGCGCCCTCCCCGCTGCGGCCCACCGCGGCGATCCCGAAGCCGCCCTGGTGGACGGCGGCCTCGTCCAGCAGGGTCCGGGCCTCGGCGGGCAGCCCGTGGCAGCTCCAGGCGGCCAGCGCGGCCAGCGAGCGGTGCCGTTCGGGTGCGGTGGCCGGACCGCCGGCCAGACCCGTGGTGCGCTCGCGCAGCCGGGCCGCCAGCAGGTGCACCGGGAAGAGCCGCAGCCGCTCGGCGGCCAGCTCCAGGGCCAGCGGCAGTCCGCCGAGCCGGGCGCAGACCTGCCCGACGGCGGCGGCGTTCTCCGCCGTCAGGTCGAAGCCGGGCGCCGCGTCCCGCGCCCGCCGCACGAACAGCTCGACCGAGGGCACGGCCCGCAGTGCCTGCGGATCGCCCTCGCCGGGCTCCGGCACCGGCAGCGGCCGCACCGGCTGCAGCCGCTCCCCGTACACCCGCAGCGGCTCCAGGCAGGTGGCCAGCACCACCGTGCCGGGCAGCTCCGCCAGCAGCCGCGCGAGCTCCTCGGCGGCGGGCCTGGCCTCGTGGTCGCAGCCGTCGAGCACCAGCAGGCCGCGACCGGTGACGGCGCGCAGTTCGGCCACCGCCGGGGCGTCGAGCAGCGGCGCGCCGGCCGCCGGCCCGATCCACCGGACCCGCTCGAAGGCGTCCGCGACCCGGGGCAGCACCTGGGCGGCCAGCCGGCTCTTGCCGACCCCGGCCGGTCCGGTCAGGGTGAGCAGCCGGACCGTCGGATCCTGCAGCCGGGCCGCGAGCTGGAGCAGCTCCAGGGCCCGTCCGACCAGCTCGCCGCCGCTCGGCGGCGCCTGGCCCTGCTGCGGTGTGACGGACATGTCGCTCCCCCTGCTGGTGTCGATGGTGGTCCTGCTCCCGCCGAGCGGCCCGGCGGCCCGGTTCAGCGGCCCGGTTCAGCGCCCCGGCTCGGCGCACCGGTTCAGCGCACGGGCTCGGGTGCGCTGAGCGCCTGGTCGTCGCGCGCCTGGTCGTCGCGTGGCTGCCAGGGTGCGGCGGGCGGCTGCGGCGAGGCCCGGGCCACCGGTGGTCCCAGGCGCCAGACGCCCGGCCGGAGTTCGACGCCCGGGGGGCCGGCCCCGCTGCTCAGGGCGCGCAGCGAGCGCTTCGCGTAGGCCTCCAGGCGCCGGTCGCGCAGGGTGCCGGCCAGATCGAGGCACTCGGCGAAGTGGCCCGCGGCGGCGGCCGGCGCGCCACCGGCCAGGGCCAGCAGCGCCAGGGCCCGGTTCGCCTCGAAGCGGCCGCGTCCATGGGCCGGGCCGCCGACAGCGGCCAGCGCGGGCGCGAGCAGCTCCCTGGCGGCTGCCAGCGCGCCTTCGTCCAGCCGCAGTTGGGCCAGCCCGACCAGGGCGAGGGCGTACTCCTCGGGCTCGTCGGCCGCCTGGGCCGCCGCCTGGGCGCGCTGGTAGTACGCGCGGGCGTCCGCCGTCCGGCAGCGCTGCCACGCGAGGTCGCCGAGCGAGCGCAGCAACCGTGCCTGGGCGGGCAGGTCGGCGAGGTGCTCGGCGGCGTCCAGGGCCTGGGTGTGGGTGGCTGCCCAGTCCGCCCAGGCGGCCGCCCGCTCCAGACGGGGGGCGAGCGCGTCGGCGAGCCGCACGGTCAGCTCCCACAGCCCGTGCTCGTGCGCGGTCCTGGTGACCCGGACCAGCGCCGCCCGCCAGGACGGGGACGCGGCCGCCGGGCCGCTGCCCGTGGTCGAAGCCGTGCCCACGGGCAGCGGCCCGGCGGCCGGTGCCTCGGCGGCCGTCGCGAAGGCCCCGCACATCCGCTCGATGGCGGCGCGCCGCTCATCGGCCGTCAGCAGCTCGCCCAGCCGCTCCCCGGCGATGAGCCGCAGCAGCTCGG
Coding sequences within:
- a CDS encoding LuxR C-terminal-related transcriptional regulator, yielding MSVTPQQGQAPPSGGELVGRALELLQLAARLQDPTVRLLTLTGPAGVGKSRLAAQVLPRVADAFERVRWIGPAAGAPLLDAPAVAELRAVTGRGLLVLDGCDHEARPAAEELARLLAELPGTVVLATCLEPLRVYGERLQPVRPLPVPEPGEGDPQALRAVPSVELFVRRARDAAPGFDLTAENAAAVGQVCARLGGLPLALELAAERLRLFPVHLLAARLRERTTGLAGGPATAPERHRSLAALAAWSCHGLPAEARTLLDEAAVHQGGFGIAAVGRSGEGALEALIDRNLVDVTEQEQGEPRFTVPEPVRSHLLDESAASGRLDAVRDAHAERYRKLLAGTEPRLSGTEQAHWLRTLAGESANTEAALRRLEERGEREAAAGLLLACRLPWLVQGRLREGLEWCDRLTAEDGPAPATALRVRLVDLAGCFATALGEPADAVARHRRALALGKELGDRRQAAIGSAHLGEALLAAGDLPGAQSVLVTALATLESVGAAAPAAEAATALARVLRAQGERRKARELLDRAEESCRRRRDSRGLAQALREAAAFAVEEGEPLVADRALRECLRLAEATGERGELPVLLEEFVLNLGRLRLEQQPRAVRLLTAAQALRSALGARLGEPRATALAELRSGLETRLTWHAFATARAEGRRLTPAGAVTEALSTPVPTLEASGADSPAEIETPALTPRQIQVAMLIAEGLTNRQIAARLEISEWTVVNHVRQVMRRLNCTSRVQVAWSAGRWT